The following nucleotide sequence is from Aneurinibacillus soli.
TAGACCAGATTATTAAAGAGTTCGATATGCTGCTCAAAGAAAAACGGCAGCTAGAAGAGCGTGTTGGGACGCTGAATGAGAAGCTTGCCCAATTCGCTAATATTGAGGAAACACTGAAGAAATCACTTGTTATGGCGCAGGAAGCGGCTGATGAATTGAAAGTGAATGCGCGTAAGGAAGCGCAGTTGATCGTGAAGGAAGCGGAAAAGAATGCGGATCGCCTTATTAATGATGCGCTGGCCAAATCCCGCAAGCTCGTATCCGAGATTGATGAATTGAAGCGCCGTGCGTCTGTTTATCGGATGCGTTTTCGCTCGATGTTAGAAGCGCAACTTGAGATGCTTGATGCGGGCGACTGGGAGAATTTCGAGAAGATTGAAGACGAACTGGCAAGCCCAGTAGAGGAGTAAACCGCTGTACAGACGCAGGTTGACGCGAGGGTGTGACTGTTCTATACTTTGGAGCATACACCGCGCTTTTTCAGGGATCGTATTAAAAGGCCTTCTCGTCCCGTCTTGCCGGACTTGAGAAGGCTCTTTTTGATAGAGAAAAGATACTATTAGCCTAGGAGTTGAACGAAAGATGGATTATAGCAAGACGCTGAATCTGCCAAAAACGGATTTCCCGATGCGCGGCAATCTGCCGACACGTGAGCCGCAGATGCAGGCATGGTGGGACGAACAGGATATGTATGTGAAAGTGCAGGAGCGTACAAAAGGCCGCCCGAAATTTATTCTGCATGATGGACCTCCGTATGCGAATGGTGACATCCACATCGGCCACGCATTGAATAAAGTGATTAAAGACATTATTGTTCGCTATAAATCAATGGCGGGGTTTGATGCGCCGTACGTGCCGGGCTGGGATACACATGGCTTGCCGATTGAACATGCGATCATTAAAAATGAAAAAATTGACCGCCATAAAGTCGGCGTCGTGGAATTCCGTGAGCGTTGTACCGAGTATGCATACAGCTATGTAGAAAAGCAGAAAGGTCAGTTCCAGCGTCTTGGCGTCCGTGGCGACTGGGCAAATCCATACGTAACGCTTAAGCCAGAATATGAAGCACGCCAGATTAAAGTATTCGGCGAAATGGCGAAAAAAGGCTATATCTATAAAGGTTTGAAAGCTGTCTACTGGTCACCGTCTTCCGAGACAGCACTGGCAGAAGCAGAAATTGAATACAAAGACAAACAGTCAACGTCCATCTATGTGGCATTCCCAGTTGTAGAAGGAAACGGGAAGCTTGCAGAAGGCGATAGTGTAGTGATTTGGACTACAACTCCATGGACCATTCCGGCTAACCTGGCGATCGCGATTCATCCGGATTTAGAATATTCACTCGTTCAAACAGAGGCTGGTCGCTTCCTGGTGGCATCTGGCCTGCTGGCTAGTGTAGCGAAAACAATCGGGTGGGAAAACGCTGAAACTGTTCAAACGTTCACGGGTGCAGAACTGCAAGGTGTTGTGTGCCGTCATCCGTTGTATGACCGAAAATCCCCGCTTCTGCCGGGTGAACACGTAACACTTGATGCCGGTACGGGCTGTGTTCACACTGCACCGGGACACGGAGAAGATGACTTTAACCTCGGTCAGAAATACGGTCTTGATGTGCTGTGTCCGGTTGATGAGCGCGGTATGATGACGAAAGAAGCACCGGGCTTTGAAGGCATGTTCTATGAGAAAGCCAATCCGGCTGTACTGGAGAAGCTGATAGAAGCAGGTGCGTTGCTGCATAAAAACACAATTACACACTCGTACCCGCATGACTGGCGTTCGAAGCAGCCGATCATTTTCCGCGCGACGGAGCAATGGTTCGCGTCAATCGATGGCTTCCGCGAGCAGATGCTTGAAGCAATCAAACAGGTGAAATGGGTGCCACACTGGGGCGAACAGCGTCTGCACAACATGATCGCAGACCGGGGAGACTGGTGTATTTCTCGCCAGCGTGTCTGGGGTGTGCCGATTCCAATCTTCTACTGCCGTGACTGTAATGAACCAGTCATTAATGATGCAACGATTGACCATGTCTCTGACTTATTCCGCCGCGAAGGCTCATCCGCTTGGTTCGCACGTGAGGTCGAAGAACTGATGCCGGAAGGAACGGTCTGCCCGAAATGCGGCGGCACACATTTCCGCAAAGAAACAGACATTATGGACGTATGGTTTGACTCTGGTTCGAGCCATGAAGCGGTGCTGCGTGAGCGTGAAGAACTGGCATGGCCGGCTGATCTGTACCTCGAAGGATCTGACCAATACCGTGGCTGGTTCAACTCATCGCTGTCTACATCCGTAGCCGTATACGGACAGGCTCCGTACAAAGGCGTATTAAGCCATGGCTTTACCCTTGATGGCGAAGGTCGCAAAATGTCGAAGTCAGTCGGCAACGTAATTGCGCCACAAAAAATCGCCGATCAGCTTGGCGCGGATATTCTGCGTCTCTGGGTATCATCAGCGGATTATCAGGCCGACGTTCGGATTTCCGATGGGATTCTGAAACAAATCGCGGAAACATACCGCAAAATCCGTAACACATTCCGCTTCCTGCTGAGCAATCTGGAAGGCTTCAATCCAGAAACAGATCTTGTGCCAGTTGCTGACATGGATGAGCTGGATCGTTATATGATGATCAAAAATCAGCATGTCATTGAAAAAGTGCGCAAAGCGTATGACGAATACCAGTTCCATACGGTATATCATACGATTCATAACTTCTGCACCGTGCAACTCAGTGCGCTCTATCTTGACATTTCTAAAGACCGTCTGTATGCGGATGCGAGCAAAGATGTACGCCGCCGCTCAGCTCAGACAGTTATGTATACAATTCTGCTTGATCTCGTACGCTTGCTTACGCCGATTATTCCGCATACAGCAGATGAGGTATGGAAATACATTCCGGGCACAGACGTGATCAGCGTACAGCTGACTGACATGCCGGATGTACAGGCGGATGTGTTCGATGATGCGCTCGAAGCGAAATGGGACGGCATCGTTGAAATTCGGGATGAAATACTTAAGGCACTCGAAGAAGCACGCCGTGATAAAGTGATTGGACAGTCGCTCGCAGCATCCGTTGCGATTTATCCAGAAGCATTGGTAGCAGAAGCACTTGCACCGGTAGCGGAAGCATTGCCGGAGTTGCTGATTGCATCTCATGTGGAGTTGCATGCAGCAGGTGAGGCGGCACCGGATAATGCGGTAGCACTTGAAGGGCTCAAAGTAGTTGTGCAACCAGCAGACGGTGAGAAATGTGAACGCTGCTGGATCATTACACCGGAAGTTGGCCAGATCGAGGAGCACTCGACATTGTGCCCGCGCTGTGCGACAGTTGTAGCAGCTGAACATGCATAATAAATAAAAGAGAGAAACGAGGAGGAAAAGACGTTTTTTCCTCCTTTTTTCTGCACATAAAATGAAGGAGTGTGCGGGAATGTTGTATTATATGATCGCGCTGCTGGTCGTTCTCATTGACCAAGGAACAAAGTGGCTAATTGTTAAAACCATGACCATCGGTGAGTCCATTCCGCTCTGGGAAGGTGTGTTTAATCTGACTTCACACCGCAACCGGGGAGCAGCCTTTGGGATTTTGCAGAATCGGCGAGTGTTTTTTATCATCATTACGATTGTGATTATTGTGGGGATTATCTGGTACATGCGCAAAGTAATGCGTGATAACAAACTGCTTGCCTTGGCGCTTGCGTTGATCTTGGGTGGGGCGATTGGTAATTTTTATGATCGCTTGCTGACAGGTGAAGTGGTTGATTTCTTTGATTTTACTTTGATTCACTACCCGATCTTTAATGTGGCGGATTCAGCCATTGTAATTGGGGTTGGATTGTTTATTCTTGATGTGATACGCGATATGGTAGTACAACGACAGGAGAAAAATGGATGAATAATGAACTACGTTATGAATTGTATGATTGGACGATCGAACCGGTGGATGCCGGGGAGCGAGTAGATAAATTTCTGACAGGTGTTCAGGAGGAAGGCTGGTCGCGCAGCCAGCTGCAGGGCTGGCTCAAAGACGGTCTGATTTCGGTGAACGGAAAGGCTGTCAAAGGAAGCTATCGCTTAAAAGAAGATGACGAAATCGTGTTGCGTGTTCCGCCCGCTCGCGAGATGGATATTGCTGGTGAGCCGATGGATCTCGAAATTGTATATGAAGACAGTGATGTAGTCGTCGTGAATAAACAGCGCGGCCTTGTGGTTCATCCGGCACCGGGTCATTACAGCGGCACGCTTGTGAACGGCCTGCTTGCCCACTGCAAAGACCTATCCGGCATTAATGGCGTGATGCGCCCAGGGATTGTCCATCGGATTGATAAAGATACATCCGGTTTGTTAATGGTGGCTAAAAATGATAAAGCACATGAATCACTTGCCCAACAGCTTAAAGACCATACGGTAACTCGTCGCTATGTGGCACTCGTACACGGTGTCATCGGCCACGAAAAAGGAACCATTGATGCACCAATTGGCCGCGATCTGAAAAATCGTCAGCAGATGGCGGTCGTATTCGAGAACAGCAAACCTGCCGTATCTCACTTTGTTGTGTTAGAGCGCATGAAAGAACATACGCTAGTCGAATTGAAACTGGAGACAGGCCGCACACACCAAATTCGCGTGCATATGAAATACATCGGCTATCCACTCGTCGGCGACCCAAAATACGGCCCGAAAAGCGAATTGCCAATCGACGGCCAGGCACTGCACGCCCGCGCCCTTGGCTTCACCCACCCAACAACCGGCGAGCGCTTCGAATTCGAAGCACCACTCCCGGATGATATGGAACAACTTCTGGCACACGTACGTCAGCTATAAGAACGTAGGGAGGGATAAACAAAGAGTATGAAGAGTGAAGAAGAGAGAAAGTAAGAAGCCTTTTATGCGTTTTACCTAGCATAAGGAGGCTGAGCGACGGGCCTTTGCCCGCAACTTCTTCTTTGAGAATTTGCTTCGGAAGCGCTTTGCGAGCGAGTCGATCAGACTCCTGGAGCGGACAGTTTATGCTTCCCTGCCAGCGCATAAACAGCGCCGAACTTTTCTCTTCTTCACTCCACCACTACACTTTGTCTACATCCATTCTCACCCGGTGATTTTGTTGTTGACAGTTCGCCCACCCCATGCCATAATTGTTTTAACTACAAAGCAACCTTTAATTCAGTCCTGTGAGGCTGGTAAGGAGACCGGATGCGTTCGGCACATGATACAGAAGGAGTCTGTGTATTCAGGCTATACTCTGAGTTGTGTTGTGCGCAAAAGAGCTTACTGCCACCTGCAGTAAGCTCTTTTTTGTGTCACTCACATAAGTTATGGACAAACTAAACCGAACGACAAAGGAGAAGATAGCGTGAACGAGTGGAAAGAAAAAAACGTCCTGCTCGATGAACCGGCTATGCGCCGGGCGCTGACACGCATTGCACACGAGATTCTCGAACGCAACAGGGGCGTGAATGACTGCATTCTAATCGGAATTCGAACGCGCGGCATTTACATTGCGGAGCGTCTAGCCGAGCGCATCTACCAGATTGAAGGTGAGCGTATTGCAGTGGGAGAGCTAGACATTACGCTGTACCGTGATGATTTGTCACATAAGGTAGAGCAGCCGGTTGTAAACGGCAGCCATATCACGGAAGATGTTACCGACAAAAAAGTAATTCTCGTCGATGATGTGCTCTACACCGGACGTACCGTGCGTGCTGCGCTTGATGCCATTATGGATACAGGGCGCCCACTGATGATTCAGCTGGCAGTACTTGTTGACCGCGGCCATCGTGAACTGCCGATTCGTCCCGATTATGTTGGCAAGAACGTACCAACATCGAAAGAAGAGATGATCGTCGTGGAGCTGTCCGAAGTAGATGGGCGCGAGCGCGTAGCGATTATGGAAAAAGCATGATGAATACTATCACACAACACCTTTAAGTGGATTCTGTGAGATCCATAAGGGAAGGAGCAAACGAACATTATGAAGAAAGATTTTGTAGATGTACATGAAACTCCGGCGCTGCACAAGCTATTGCCGTTGAGCCTGCAACACTTGTTCGCCATGTTTGGCGCAACGGTGCTTGTCCCGTTGATTACAGGCCTTGATGTATCCGTGGCCCTTTTGACAAGCGGGATTGGAACACTCTTGTTCCTATTGATTACGAAAGGAAAGCTGCCGAACTATCTCGGTTCTTCCTTCGCCTTTATCGGTCCGATCATGACCGTGATGAAAAGTCAGGGAATTGGAGCCGCCATGCTTGGCTGTATGATGGCCGGTGTCCTATATTTGATCGTGGCACTAATTGTAAAAATATCTGGTGTTAATTGGCTGAACCGCCTGCTTCCACCGGTCGTGATCGCTTCGATTATTGTGGTGATTGGATTAAGTCTTTCCGGTGTTGCGATTGGCTGGGCCGTTAATGATCCGGTTCTATCAACACCTCTCAAACCAGTTTACTCGCTTAAAGCGATTGAAATTGCAGCCGTTACGATGTTTACAACTGTTATTGCGATGATTTTCTTCCGGGGATTTTTATCCGTAATCCCGATTCTTACAGGTATGATTGTCGGGTATGTATACACAGCACTGCGCAGTCCGCAGTGGATTGACATGACGAAAGTTCATGAAGCACCATGGTTTGTGACACCGAGCATGTGGATGAACAAGCACTTTGTGACCGGGCAGGTACTCGATGCCTTCACATCATCCTCTGCATGGCTTGCTGCACTGATTGTTGCACCAGTCGCATTCGTAACGTTAGCTGAGCACCTTGGCCACCTGCTTGTTACATCGAACATTATGCAACGTGACCTAATGCGTGATCCAGGCTTGCATCGCTCCTTGCTTGGAGATGGGGTTGCGATCATGCTGGCTTCCTTCCTTGGTGGACCACCAAGTACCACATACGGTGAGAATATGGGCGTACTTGCGATTACAAAAGTGTACAGCCGTGTCGTAATCGGAGGGGCAGCCGTACTGGCGATCATCTTCGCCTTCGTTGGTAAGATTGGCGCATTCCTTATGACGATTCCCCATCCGGTACTCGGGGGTGTAACAGTCGTCCTGTTCGGGATCATTGCTGCACAGGGGATGCGGATGTACGTCGAACATAAGATTGATTTTTCCCACAAGCGCAACATGGTGATCTCAGCAATCGTGCTGGTAACTGGAATTGGTGGGTTTAAAATGGACTTCCATGAAATTAAATTCAGTAACTTCCTGGCCCACCTGACAATTGATAACATCGCGATGGCCACGATTCTTGGGGTATTCCTGCATGCGATTCTGCCGAATAAGGAAGTCGCATTCGGTGAGTCCGCCGCTGAACTTCATAAGCAAGTGTCATAAACGCAATCCTTTAAAACAGTCCTGTGAGTCTGGTAAGGATGCCGTGAACGATGAAACGTAAAACTGCAAGCAAGCGTATAGCCATCCTGTCCGGTGAGACAGAAGCTCTGTGCAATGCTCGCCTCTCATCACACAGGGCTTCTTACCTTCACACAGGTTGAGAAGCCCTGTGTGTTTTGCTACATACTAACATTTAGGAGAGTGATATATATGGGAACCATTCTAAAAAACGGAAAGTTGTTAGTTAATGGAGAAATCGTGGCGCTGGACATTCTGGTAGCCGGAAATAAAATTGTAAAAATTGCTCCGCAGATTGAAGGGGCAGACTACAAGATCGTAGACGTATCCGGCAAACTCGTCACACCAGGATTTATCGACATGCACGTTCATTTGCGTGAACCGGGTTTTGAAGCGAAAGAAACGATTGCGACTGGAACTGCATCGGCAGCACGCGGCGGCTTCACAACGGTAGCCTGCATGCCAAACACCCGTCCGGTTATTGATACACCGGCCACAGTCGAACTTATCCTCCAAAAAGCAAAAGAAGAAGGCAGCGTCCGTGTTCTGCCGATGGGTGCGATCTCAGTACGTGAGCTTGGCAAAGAGCTGACTGATATGGCAGCATTGAAAGAAGCAGGAGTGGTGGCGCTCTCGGATGATGGAGTAGGCGTACAGTCGAGCAAAATGATGAAAGACGCGATGCACATCGCAGTCGAACTCGGTCTGCCAATCGTCGCGCATTGCGAAGATGACAGCCTGATCGAAGGTGGCTGTGTTCACGAAGGCGTGTTTAGTGAGAAGCAAGGGCTTAAAGGTATCCCATCGGAAGCAGAAACGATCCACATTGGCCGCGACATTATCCTGGCAGAAGCAACTGGTGCACACTACCACATCTGTCACATCAGTACAGCAGATGGTGTCCGTCTCGTGCGTGATGCGAAACAGCGTGGGGTAAAGGTAACAGCAGAAGTATGCCCACACCACCTCATCCTGTGCGATGAAGACATCCCGGGTGATGATGCGAACTACAAAATGAACCCGCCGCTTCGCTCACAGCGTGACCGTGATGCGCTCGTAGCAGGATTGAAAGATGGCACCATTGATATGGTCGTAACGGATCATGCACCGCATACAGCCGAAGAGAAACAACGCGGTATGGCACTTGCTCCATTTGGTATCGTCGGACTGGAAACAGCCTTCCCGCTCATGTATACGAAGTTTGTTAAAACCGGAGCGTTCACGCTTCAGGAAGTGGTGGATCGGATGACGAAAGTTCCGGCAGACGTATTCAACTTGCCATACGGCACAATAGAAGAAGGTGCGATCGCCGACATTACAGTCATTGACCTGGAGACAGAAAAAGAAGTAGATCCACAAACATTTGCAAGTAAAGGACATAACACACCATTCACAGGCTGGAAGCTTGCAGGCTGGCCGGTGCTTACGATGGTAGACGGTGTGATTGCATGGCAGGCAGATGATCTGAACGGAAAAGGAGAGGTTCACTAATGGCAGTAAAAGCGAGACTCATACTCGAAGATGGAACCGTATTTGAAGGAAAATCATTCGGCGCCACCGGCGAATCGTTCGGTGAAGTCGTATTCAATACAGGAATCACAGGCTATCAGGAAGTATTATCTGACCCGTCATACTGCGGGCAAATCGTAACAATGACCTACCCGATGATTGGCAACTATGGCATCAGCCGTGATGATTTTGAATCGCTTCGCCCGTTTGTTCATGGCTTCGTCGTTCGTGAACATTGCGAAGTGCCGAACAACTGGCGCAGCGAGCAGACGATTGATGATCTGCTCAAAGAATACAACATCCCGGGGATTTCCGAAGTGGATACTCGCAAGCTGACCCGCATTATCCGTCAGCACGGTACACTCAAGGGAATCATCACAACTTCTGAGGAGCCGGTAGAAGCGATCCTTGCAAAAATGAATCAGCCGCTGATGGAAGATCAAGTGGCTCGCGTATCGACGAAAAACATGTTCCCGGTGCCAGGACGCGGCCCGCGCATCGCACTCGTTGACTTCGGTGCAAAGTACGGGATTCTGCGTGAGCTGACGAACCGTGGCTGCGATGTGATTGTCGTACCGTATAACGTCACAGCAGACGAAATCCGTCGTATCCGCCCGGACGGCATTCTGCTTTCGAACGGACCTGGGGACCCGAAAAGCGTGCCACAGGCGATTGAGATGATTCAAAATATACTGGGTGAATATCCACTGTTTGGCATCTGCTTAGGCCACCAATTGTTCGCACTCGCTTGCGGTGCAGACACAGAAAAGCTGAAATTTGGCCATCGCGGCGGCAACCATCCAGTAAAGGAACTCGCAACGGGCCGCACGCACATTACATCGCAAAACCATGGCTACACCGTAAATATTGAGTCAGTAGCTAGCACGGACCTTGAGATCAGTCATGTCGCCCTCAATGACGGAACCGTCGAAGGGCTTTCCCATAAAACACACAGTGCCTTCTCGGTACAGTACCACCCGGAAGCAGCACCGGGCCCGTATGATTCGAACTATCTGTTTGATCGTTTCTTAGAGAACGTAGCAACATTCGTGAAGGAGGACAAAAAATCATGCCGCGCTTAACAGACGTTAAAAAAATCCTCGTAATTGGTTCTGGTCCAATTGTAATTGGTCAGGCTGCTGAATTTGACTATGCAGGCACACAGGCGTGCCAGGCACTGAAAGAAGAAGGTTTTGAAGTTATTCTCGTGAACAGCAACCCGGCAACGATTATGACCGACACGAATATGGCAGACAAAGTATACATCGAGCCATTAACAAAAGATTTTCTCGCTCGCATCATCCGTCAGGAGAAGCCGGATGGTCTACTTGCTACACTCGGCGGTCAGACAGGTCTGAACCTTGCAATTGAGCTTGATGAAGCTGGCATTTTGCAAGAAGAAAACGTGCGTCTGCTCGGCACAGATCTGACTGCGATCAAAAAAGCGGAAGACCGTGAACTGTTCCGCTCGCTGATGCAAGAAATTAATGAACCTGTTCCACCGAGCGACATCATCCATACAATCGAAGATGCGGTTGCTTTCGCTAACACGATCGGCTACCCGATCATCGTGCGTCCGGCTTACACACTTGGCGGCACAGGCGGCGGGATTGCGGCAAGTGAAGAGGAGTTGCGTGAAATCGTCGCAAGCGGCCTGAAATACAGCCCAATCACGCAATGTCTGGTTGAGAAAAGCATCGCAGGCTTTAAAGAGATTGAATATGAAGTAATGCGTGACGCCAATGACAATGCCATCGTTGTATGTAACATGGAAAACATCGACCCGGTCGGCATTCATACAGGCGACAGTATTGTAGTCGCACCAAGTCAGACAATCTCGGACCGCGAGTATCAAATGCTTCGCTCCGCATCGCTCAAAATCATTCGTGCCCTGAACATTCAAGGTGGATGTAACGTCCAGCTTGCTCTTGACCCGGATAGCTTTCAGTACTACATCATTGAAGTAAATCCGCGCGTTAGCCGTTCTTCAGCACTTGCGTCCAAAGCGACAGGCTACCCGATTGCCAAAATGGCGGCAAAAATCGCGGTTGGCTATAATTTAGATGAATTACAAAATCCGGTTACAAAGCAGACATACGCTTGCTTTGAACCGACACTTGACTATATCGTATCGAAAATTCCGCGCTGGCCGTTTGACAAGTTTATCTCGGCTAATCGCAAGCTCGGTACACAGATGAAAGCAACAGGCGAAGTCATGGCAATCGGTCGCACGCTTGAAGAATCGCTCCACAAGGCGGTTCGTTCACTCGAGATCGGTCTGCATAGTCTTGACCTGCCAGAAGCAAAAGAGCTGGCGCAGGAAGAACTCGAACGTCGCCTTGTGAAAGCGGACGACGAGCGCCTGTTCCTCGTCGTGGAAGGCATGCGTCGTGGCATGACAGATGAACAAATTCATGAATTAACGAAAATCGATTACTTCTTCCTCGCCAAATTCCGCAACATCGTGAATTTTGAAGCGAGCTTGAAGCAAGAAGCGGGCACACCGGATTATGAAACACTTCGCCAGGCGAAGCGCATAGGTTTGACCGACCGTCGCATCGCTGATTTAACGGGTACGATCGAAGCCGACATTACAGCGGCCCGCAAACAAGCAGGGCTTGTCCCAGTATACAAAATGGTAGACACATGCGCCGCTGAATTTGAAGCAGCAACGCCGTACTACTACTCAACATACGAAGAAGAAGATGAGCGCGAAGAAACGAACAAAAAACGCGTCATCGTACTTGGCTCCGGCCCAATCCGTATCGGTCAGGGGATTGAGTTCGACTACTCGACTGTACATGCCGTATGGGCACTCAAAGAAATGGGCTACGAAGCGGTTATCGTAAACAATAACCCGGAGACCGTTTCAACTGACTTCAGTACATCGGACCGCCTGTATTTTGAGCCGCTGTATCTTGAAGATGTGCTGCACATTATCGAAAAAGAAAAACCAGAAGGCGTCATCGTGCAATTCGGTGGTCAGACAGCGATCAACCTGGCAGCTGGACTCGAAGCAGCTGGTGTCAAAATTCTCGGAACAGATCTTGAAAATATCGACGCCGCAGAAGACCGCGAGAAGTTCGAGAAACTGCTTCGCTCTCTCGACATCGCACAACCGCCAGGCAAAACAGTTACATCTGTAGAAGCCGCTGTGGAAGCTGCAAACGGACTCGGCTACCCGGTACTCGTTCGTCCGTCGTACGTACTTGGCGGACGCGCGATGGAAATCGTGTATAATGAAAGTGAATTGCTAACATACATGAAAGAAGCGGTTAAAATCAACCCGGATCATCCAGTACTTGTTGATACGTACCTGATGGGTGCGGAAGTAGAAGTAGATGGCATTAGCGATGGCGAAAATGTCCTCATCCCGGGCATCATGGAGCACATTGAACGCGCAGGCGTACACTCCGGTGACTCGATTGCGGTCTATCCGACACAGACGATTGCCCAGGAGCTGAAGGACGAACTGATCGATATGACAACCCGCATTGCCCGCGGTTTGAACATCAAAGGATTGCTTAACATTCAGTTCGTTATTCATAAGAACAAAGCATATGTACTTGAAGTTAACCCGCGTTCATCACGTACTGTACCGTTCTTAAGCAAAATTACAAATCTGCCGATGGCAAACATCGCAACGAGAATTATTCTGGGAGCAACGATTCCGGAACTTGGCTACACACCTGGCTACCATCCAGAAGCTGATCACGTATCGGTTAAAGTGCCGGTGTTCTCGTTTGCCAAACTGCGCCGTGTCGATACAACGCTCGGACCAGAAATGAAATCAACCGGGGAAGTAATGGGTCGCGATAAAAATCTGGCCAAAGCATTGTACAAAGGCTTGATTGCATCCGGCATGAAAATCCCGACACACGGCTCTCTGCTTGTAACGGTAGCGGATAAAGATAAAGAAGAAGCGTGTGACATCATCAAAGGCTTCAGTGTGCTCGGCTTCAAAAT
It contains:
- a CDS encoding DivIVA domain-containing protein, translated to MSLTPLDIHNKEFSRVFRGYDEDQVNEFLDQIIKEFDMLLKEKRQLEERVGTLNEKLAQFANIEETLKKSLVMAQEAADELKVNARKEAQLIVKEAEKNADRLINDALAKSRKLVSEIDELKRRASVYRMRFRSMLEAQLEMLDAGDWENFEKIEDELASPVEE
- the ileS gene encoding isoleucine--tRNA ligase, with protein sequence MDYSKTLNLPKTDFPMRGNLPTREPQMQAWWDEQDMYVKVQERTKGRPKFILHDGPPYANGDIHIGHALNKVIKDIIVRYKSMAGFDAPYVPGWDTHGLPIEHAIIKNEKIDRHKVGVVEFRERCTEYAYSYVEKQKGQFQRLGVRGDWANPYVTLKPEYEARQIKVFGEMAKKGYIYKGLKAVYWSPSSETALAEAEIEYKDKQSTSIYVAFPVVEGNGKLAEGDSVVIWTTTPWTIPANLAIAIHPDLEYSLVQTEAGRFLVASGLLASVAKTIGWENAETVQTFTGAELQGVVCRHPLYDRKSPLLPGEHVTLDAGTGCVHTAPGHGEDDFNLGQKYGLDVLCPVDERGMMTKEAPGFEGMFYEKANPAVLEKLIEAGALLHKNTITHSYPHDWRSKQPIIFRATEQWFASIDGFREQMLEAIKQVKWVPHWGEQRLHNMIADRGDWCISRQRVWGVPIPIFYCRDCNEPVINDATIDHVSDLFRREGSSAWFAREVEELMPEGTVCPKCGGTHFRKETDIMDVWFDSGSSHEAVLREREELAWPADLYLEGSDQYRGWFNSSLSTSVAVYGQAPYKGVLSHGFTLDGEGRKMSKSVGNVIAPQKIADQLGADILRLWVSSADYQADVRISDGILKQIAETYRKIRNTFRFLLSNLEGFNPETDLVPVADMDELDRYMMIKNQHVIEKVRKAYDEYQFHTVYHTIHNFCTVQLSALYLDISKDRLYADASKDVRRRSAQTVMYTILLDLVRLLTPIIPHTADEVWKYIPGTDVISVQLTDMPDVQADVFDDALEAKWDGIVEIRDEILKALEEARRDKVIGQSLAASVAIYPEALVAEALAPVAEALPELLIASHVELHAAGEAAPDNAVALEGLKVVVQPADGEKCERCWIITPEVGQIEEHSTLCPRCATVVAAEHA
- the lspA gene encoding signal peptidase II; the protein is MLYYMIALLVVLIDQGTKWLIVKTMTIGESIPLWEGVFNLTSHRNRGAAFGILQNRRVFFIIITIVIIVGIIWYMRKVMRDNKLLALALALILGGAIGNFYDRLLTGEVVDFFDFTLIHYPIFNVADSAIVIGVGLFILDVIRDMVVQRQEKNG
- a CDS encoding RluA family pseudouridine synthase: MNNELRYELYDWTIEPVDAGERVDKFLTGVQEEGWSRSQLQGWLKDGLISVNGKAVKGSYRLKEDDEIVLRVPPAREMDIAGEPMDLEIVYEDSDVVVVNKQRGLVVHPAPGHYSGTLVNGLLAHCKDLSGINGVMRPGIVHRIDKDTSGLLMVAKNDKAHESLAQQLKDHTVTRRYVALVHGVIGHEKGTIDAPIGRDLKNRQQMAVVFENSKPAVSHFVVLERMKEHTLVELKLETGRTHQIRVHMKYIGYPLVGDPKYGPKSELPIDGQALHARALGFTHPTTGERFEFEAPLPDDMEQLLAHVRQL
- the pyrR gene encoding bifunctional pyr operon transcriptional regulator/uracil phosphoribosyltransferase PyrR; translation: MRRALTRIAHEILERNRGVNDCILIGIRTRGIYIAERLAERIYQIEGERIAVGELDITLYRDDLSHKVEQPVVNGSHITEDVTDKKVILVDDVLYTGRTVRAALDAIMDTGRPLMIQLAVLVDRGHRELPIRPDYVGKNVPTSKEEMIVVELSEVDGRERVAIMEKA
- a CDS encoding solute carrier family 23 protein, translating into MMKKDFVDVHETPALHKLLPLSLQHLFAMFGATVLVPLITGLDVSVALLTSGIGTLLFLLITKGKLPNYLGSSFAFIGPIMTVMKSQGIGAAMLGCMMAGVLYLIVALIVKISGVNWLNRLLPPVVIASIIVVIGLSLSGVAIGWAVNDPVLSTPLKPVYSLKAIEIAAVTMFTTVIAMIFFRGFLSVIPILTGMIVGYVYTALRSPQWIDMTKVHEAPWFVTPSMWMNKHFVTGQVLDAFTSSSAWLAALIVAPVAFVTLAEHLGHLLVTSNIMQRDLMRDPGLHRSLLGDGVAIMLASFLGGPPSTTYGENMGVLAITKVYSRVVIGGAAVLAIIFAFVGKIGAFLMTIPHPVLGGVTVVLFGIIAAQGMRMYVEHKIDFSHKRNMVISAIVLVTGIGGFKMDFHEIKFSNFLAHLTIDNIAMATILGVFLHAILPNKEVAFGESAAELHKQVS
- a CDS encoding dihydroorotase, whose translation is MGTILKNGKLLVNGEIVALDILVAGNKIVKIAPQIEGADYKIVDVSGKLVTPGFIDMHVHLREPGFEAKETIATGTASAARGGFTTVACMPNTRPVIDTPATVELILQKAKEEGSVRVLPMGAISVRELGKELTDMAALKEAGVVALSDDGVGVQSSKMMKDAMHIAVELGLPIVAHCEDDSLIEGGCVHEGVFSEKQGLKGIPSEAETIHIGRDIILAEATGAHYHICHISTADGVRLVRDAKQRGVKVTAEVCPHHLILCDEDIPGDDANYKMNPPLRSQRDRDALVAGLKDGTIDMVVTDHAPHTAEEKQRGMALAPFGIVGLETAFPLMYTKFVKTGAFTLQEVVDRMTKVPADVFNLPYGTIEEGAIADITVIDLETEKEVDPQTFASKGHNTPFTGWKLAGWPVLTMVDGVIAWQADDLNGKGEVH